A region of Haliotis asinina isolate JCU_RB_2024 chromosome 9, JCU_Hal_asi_v2, whole genome shotgun sequence DNA encodes the following proteins:
- the LOC137296823 gene encoding uncharacterized protein, whose protein sequence is MKPALVRMRSVTSDYVNGIEDVIELIETADNLNVCLTGCTTPEDMKVRIISGMKRKSKGTTQSLWNDERLDKMRAENEQKREALVNIINCVANSLCLSMNHLNNIFRQEGSDTDLSQHFLKRTHDLRSGVCNVLIAGQTNSGKSTLLNLLLGMDILPKSILSCTSSICKLMYSSTYQVIVVHGDGRQEQRTFEDHRATRDFLDGTVAVRQEEAREAGSSYQEVHVLLPADILKCGVTIIDSPGFGENEAMDMVVRNFVSTNHVAAFIYIIKTDSSGGVQEDRLIRFLKSVLCIKNDHQDESHYFNPKAALFVCNRWDLIDDEDKVKVKENAISKLRGVWPKLEDKQVCFSSSKFPDSDQLNTLLQGLDELFQLAKQVDITNSYCWLKHIVKECTFYLRAIVTQTNQTERDLRGTLDEAKRKLGTLQAETDSIVASLKEELQRDPQIFSGKMRKYLESQEMKRHLNASQWDVEDLPGLQISREDASYQKIQRDRDAVIIQRIIDILDESDLTQNFVSDFVEKMRSKLYEEMSALGEKMESITNELKDSTQSKVSVSSYDFCLEDLNTETFRTLLTRRLSSSFTERVRTFVETEPSSAVPLVDFSKAVVRTVVDAIDNIDRLVHRSSKSRRGSLTKDSDPMTWMANRSIKIAKNIAKDDTITMRLISRYTGRIVTEMDRVALLVPKFVKNIEALIVEIKDLGSKTQLTKNNLQKTMEDLEMQKERVRGFGYMYVKEIMPDDIMMQFDDPRIRNSTTVKVDLGDSQVGDEKPMFVSQVLWSRFQMGTLSIDDSSESITTKYYIHQPADDDLFREIAKLRCLDNSASIASFIGMTRVESLAAFIFLDKLSPAKAYLTKPITDTRCPYRLKDVVPMLLNGIVEGLDNIHANGLVHMELSADTIMVNSSGDVKLSNMCLPRRAKFPEDRDVIQAGDFTCLSPEVLRGELYTKEADVYSLGLLIYEIMQPNRPYKTQREISLADFIEQVNPITMLELPDRDTSKTFFELMYGCLGVPASERLLVVEVGQFIRYLEDEDAFVPLDFTRRQGESRRPSALWATPDSFGFRS, encoded by the exons ATGAAGCCAGCCCTTGTAAGGATGCGAAGTGTTACTTCTGACTACGTGAACGGCATTGAGGATGTGATCGAGCTTATAGAGACAGCAGATAATCTAAATGTGTGTCTAACAGGCTGCACTACCCCAGAAGACATGAAAGTCCGTATTATCAGTGGGATGAAGAGGAAATCTAAGGGAACCACACAGAGTCTTTGG AATGACGAAAGACTGGATAAAATGAGAGCCGAAAATGAGCAGAAACGAGAGGCCCTTGTAAATATCATCAACTGTGTGGCGAACAGCCTGTGCCTTAGTATGAACCATCTAAACAACATCTTCAGACAAGAAGGTTCAGATACTGACTTGTCACAGCACTTCCTCAAGCGAACGCATGATTTACGCAGTGGTGTGTGCAACGTTCTAATTGCCG GACAAACCAACTCTGGGAAGAGCACCCTGCTGAACCTCCTTCTAGGGATGGACATCCTACCAAAGAGCATCTTGAGCTGTACATCCAGCATCTGCAAACTGATGTACTCCAGCACCTACCAGGTGATAGTCGTCCATGGTGACGGTAGACAGGAACAGAGGACCTTCGAGGACCACCGCGCGACCAGAGACTTCCTGGATGGAACTGTGGCAGTCCGGCAGGAGGAGGCTAGAGAAGCTGGGTCGTCTTACCAGGAAGTCCATGTCCTTCTACCAGCTGATATTCTCAAG TGTGGTGTTACTATCATCGACAGTCCAGGGTTTGGGGAGAACGAGGCCATGGACATGGTGGTCCGAAACTTTGTTTCAACCAATCACGTCGCAGCTTTCATCTACATCATCAAAACAGACAGCAGTGGCGGAGTTCAAGAGGACCGG TTAATACGGTTCCTCAAAAGCGTCCTCTGCATAAAGAACGACCACCAAGATGAAAGTCACTACTTCAATCCGAAAGCTGCTCTGTTTGTCTGTAACCGTTGGGACCTCATTGACGATGAGGATAAAGTCAAGGTCAAGGAGAACGCTATCAGCAAGCTCCGAGGCGTTTGGCCAAAACTCGAAGACAAACAAGTTTGTTTCTCCTCCTCTAAGTTCCCGGACAGCGACCAGCTGAACACGCTCTTACAAGGTTTGGATGAGCTGTTTCAGTTGGCCAAACAGGTTGACATCACAAACTCATATTG TTGGTTGAAACACATCGTGAAGGAATGCACATTCTACTTGAGAGCAATCGtcacacaaacaaaccaaacagagAGAGATCTGCGGGGAACTTTGGATGAGGCCAAAAGAAAACTTGGCACTCTTCAAGCCGAAACCGACAGCATTGTTGCAAGCCTGAAAGAAGAACTCCAAAGAGACCCGCAGATATTTTCCGGGAAGATGAGGAAATACTTGGAATCACAAGAGATGAAGAGGCACCTCAACGCCTCACAGTGGGACGTTGAGGATCTTCCTGGCTTACAGATTTCCAGGGAAGATGCTTCCTATCAGAAGATTCAACGGGACAGAGATGCTGTGATCATTCAGAGGATTATTGACATCCTTGACGAATCTGATTTAACCCAGAACTTTGTGTCAGACTTCGTGGAAAAGATGAGATCGAAATTATATGAAGAGATGAGCGCTCTTGGAGAGAAAATGGAGAGTATAACCAACGAGCTGAAAGATTCAACTCAGTCAAAAGTCTCTGTTAGTTCTTATGACTTTTGTTTAGAGGATTTGAACACAGAAACATTCAGAACACTTCTCACAAGACGCCTCAGTAGTTCGTTTACCGAGAGAGTAAGGACGTTTGTTGAAACAGAGCCATCGAGTGCAGTGCCCCTTGTAGACTTTTCCAAAGCCGTTGTCAGAACAGTTGTTGATGCAATAGATAACATCGATCGTTTAGTGCACAGGTCCAGCAAGTCACGACGAGGATCACTTACAAAAGATTCTGATCCAATGACATGGATGGCAAATAGGTCAATAAAGATTGCGAAAAACATCGCAAAGGATGACACGATTACAATGAGGCTGATAAGCAGATACACAGGGAGGATTGTGACAGAAATGGACAGAGTCGCTCTCCTTGTACCAAAGTTTGTGAAAAACATTGAAGCACTGATTGTTGAGATCAAAGATCTTGGTTCAAAAACTCAGCTCACGAAGAACAACCTTCAGAAGACAATGGAAGATCTGGAAATGCAGAAGGAACGTGTGAGGGGATTTGGTTATATGTACGTCAAAGAAATCATGCCGGATGACATTATGATGCAGTTTGATGACCCTAGAATCCGCAATTCTACCACAGTAAAGGTGGATTTGGGCGACAGCCAAGTTGGAGATGAAAAACCGATGTTCGTGTCACAGGTGCTGTGGTCCCGCTTTCAGATGGGCACTCTTTCTATAGACGATTCTTCAGAGTCCATTACCACCAAGTACTATATCCACCAGCCTGCGgatgatgacctcttcagagAAATCGCAAAGCTTAG ATGCCTTGACAACAGCGCCTCCATTGCCTCCTTCATTGGAATGACCCGTGTTGAATCTCTGGCTGCTTTCATCTTTCTGGACAAGCTATCTCCAGCAAAAGCATACCTGACAAAGCCAATTACCGACACCAGGTGCCCCTACAGACTGAAGGATGTTGTTCCTATGCTGCTGAATGGCATTGTCGAGGGACTTGATAACATCCATGCGAACGGACTGGTGCACATGGAACTCAGTGCCGACACAATCATG GTGAATTCCTCTGGAGATGTGAAACTGAGCAACATGTGCCTACCACGTCGAGCTAAGTTCCCTGAGGATCGAGACGTCATACAAGCTGGGGACTTCACCTGCCTGAGCCCGGAGGTCCTCCGTGGAGAGCTATATACCAAGGAGGCAGATGTGTACAGTCTCGGCCTGTTGATCTACGAAATCATGCAACCAAACAGACCATACAAGACTCAGCGAGAGATATCTTTGGCTGACTTCATTGAGCAGGTAAATCCAATCACTATGTTAGAGTTGCCAGACCGGGATACGTCAAAGACGTTTTTTGAGCTGATGTACGGCTGTCTCGGCGTGCCTGCCAGTGAAAGACTATTAGTTGTTGAAGTTGGCCAATTCATCCGTTATCTTGAAGATGAAGATGCCTTCGTGCCCTTGGATTTCACGAGACGTCAAGGAGAATCAAGGAGACCGAGCGCTTTGTGGGCAACCCCTGATTCTTTTGGATTTCGCTCATGA